Part of the Sphingomonas morindae genome, GCGGCTGTTACGAGGACGGCTATGCCGGCTACGGCGTATCCGGCGGCCTGTATGGCGGCGGCTATGATTATGGCTATGCCGGCATCGATGCGCCGTTCGGCTATGGCTACGGCTATGGCGGCTATCCCGGCTATGGCTGGTATGGGGACTATTATTATCCCGGCAGCGGTGTCTGGGCCTTCGATCGCGCGGGCCATCGCTATCGCTGGTCCGGCGTCGGACCCGGCCGGCCGGGCTGGGGCCATGCCGGCGCCGGCTGGCGCGGCCATGATCATGACGGCGCCGGCCGGCCGGGCGGCTGGACCGGCGGGCGGCCCGGCGGCTGGACCGGCGGCGGCCGCCCCGGCGGCTGGAACAATGGCGGACATGCCGGCGGCTGGGGCGGGCATGATCATGCCGGCGGCGTCGGCCAGCCCGGCGTCGCCGGCGTGCCCGGCGGTGGCGGCGGCCGCCCCGGCGGCGCGCCCCAGGGCCATTTCGGCGGCGCCTTCGGCCATTTCAACCGCGGCGGCGGGGGCGGACGAGGCGGCCATCGCTGACCGCCGCCGCCGCTGTCACGCGACTGACTTGCAGAGCCCGCCGCATCCCGCTAGGGCGACCCCCACGGGGAGCGGTGGCCGAGTGGTCGAAGGCGCACGCCTGGAAAGTGTGTAGGGGTCCAAAGCTCCTCGAGGGTTCGAATCCCTCCCGCTCCGCCATTTGCTACAACCAAGAGCTTGAGCTTATCCCAGGCGCGAGTTCGAACCGCGACACTCATCCTCAGCATTGATCGGCATTGCCGGTGCGGTTTGCTAGGTCGCTGCATGGAGATGCCAACGGCTTGAATCTGCTTGGCCATTGCGCCGAATTCTCGGCGTCGCACTGGCGGCCGCATAGGCTGGCAGAGCGACCGGCGCGCCGCTGCGAGCGTTTTAGTACGTGTATGCTGTAGAAGGCCTTTGGTTCCTCTTGAGACCAAATTTCGCACTCGTGTTGGTGCGCATCGCCCAGGCTGATTTTGCCTCCCTCCCACGCAGGCCGATCGGCTGCGTCAAGACCTATCCACGGCCGCTCGGCGTGATGGCGCCGCTTGGTGCCGGGTATGACAATCCTGTGCAAAGATCCCCCCGCGGTTGCTTGAGGGTCTCGGCGGGAGAGACGATTTCCTTTTCTGCCCATGGCGTTGATCTCGTAATTCTGTACAATCGGTTGGCGATCCGCTTACCCATGGAAGGCGGCGGGCGTCGAGAGATGAGCATGGAAGCGGGCCATATAATCAATCTGAACGCTCAGTACATCGTGCGTGTCTTGCCGGGCCGCAACCGCTGCCTGGTCCTCAACGATCCAAGGCGAGGCCTGCTCGTTTTCAAGCGGAATAGCGGGGGGCGCTACAGTAGCCTTATTTCGGAGGAGATGCGCCGGTGGCGAGATATCTCCAATGTTCTCGTTTCGAGGATAATATCTGAAACTTTCAACGTAAACACAATCGTCTACACATGTGCAAATCTTCTCACCGATCAGAAGGAGGTTTTGACCGGAGTTGCAAGCGCATTTGTCTCCAATCTTCGCCGCCTTCAGCCTGGCGATATCAACGCCTTCGCCACAGCCCAAACGATGCTGAGACATGCCTTGATTTTAGCGTGGATGGGTGATCTCGATCGTGTCGCAAATCCCGGTAACGAGGGCATGACCGAAACCGGCACCTACATCACGCTGGACTATGATCTCGCCTTTCACGAAGGCGTGACGTTTTGGGGCCATCCGCTCATCAGTAGGGCGGTCACCACGGCATTGACACAGGGCTTCGATGTCAGCGCGATCATTGACGAGATCGGGGCCTATAGCGCCGCAGACATTCGGCGCTTCGTCAGCCATGCCGGCAAAACCTGGATTCCAGACTGGTCCGCTACGCTGGAGGACCGGGCCACTTCGGTGCTTTGTGCCAATCAAGCCGCGATCGTGAAGTCCGCCGCGTACCGGCGGCTCGGCGCCGAGACGAATTGTCTGGTTGGTGGCACGCAGCGCTTCGTGGCGCGCTTTCACCAAGCCCTGCTCATTCCCCGTCGCCTCTCGAACTTGCTTACAAATCAGGGGGTCCGACCAACACTCCTGAAGCTTGTGCACCGTCATGGCTCGCCGGTGGACAGGTCAACGATGCTATTGCGGCGGGCCGAGGCGCTTGCGGCTGATGCGTCGCGATCGATCGCGCCACTACCTTACGCATCGCGGATGCGGTCCGTCTCGTCTACTCTGTTGGACGCATCGGCGAATAGCGCGCGATATGTTGGTGACGTCGCGAGTAGCTGATCGTGCGTCCCCACGCGCTCGACCTCGCCCTTGTTCAGCACCAGAATGCGATCCGCGACGCGCGCCATCTCTAGATCGTGCGTTATCATGATGACCGATCGCTGTGCGGAAACTGTCCGAACCGCCTCGCGAATGGCGCTCTGCGTCACAGGATCCAAAGCGCTTGTTCCCTCATCGAGTATGAGGATCGGGGAGGCCATGAGAAATGCGCGCGCCAAGGCGACTCGCTGCCGCTGACCGCCAGATAGTCGGGAGCCTCGCTCGCCGACATGAGTTCGAATTCCCTCCGGAAGCGCCTCCGCGAAATCGAGGATATGCGCATCCCGTATAGCCGCAAGGAGTTCGCTCCTGCTCGCCTCCGGCCGTCCCCAAAGAACATTTTCTTCGATCGTTCCCGCGAAAATATAGGGGTTCTGAGGCACAACGCTGAAATAGGACCGGAGGGTGGATGGCTCCAGGTCGCTTATGTCTCTTCCATTGATCCGTATGCATCCGGAGACGACCCGATCTAGGCCTAGAAGAAGCCTAACAATGGTAGACTTTCCTGACCCCGACGCACCGACGATGGCGAGGCTTTCACAGCCAATCACCTCGAATGAGACCTGCTTTAATACCAAGGCGCTGGTGCGATTGCCATAGGCATAGCTGAGAGATTGAACCGAGAGAGCCCGAAACTCTTCGATGGCCGTATTCCCGTTCCTTGCCGGCTCCGCGTCGACTATGTGGGGACAAAAGCTGCTTATACGGCGCAGCGCCGAAAGCGCGTCGCTCACGCCATTCCACAAATTGCCGATCGTGGCACCGGTCGCAGCGATCAGGAGGAGATAAAGTTCGATGGTCGAAAGATCTTTCCGGCTTAGGTGTCCGGCGCTGATCTCGTATAAGCCAACTTTGATCAAGAATAGGATATAAAGGCAGCATAATAGAGCCGTGAAAGCCAGCGTTTCGGCTCTCTTCCTTGATAAGACGAGTGCCTCCTTGTGGATCGAGTCAATCCGAGCGCTTATCATCCTGATGCAGCCGGCCTCCCGGTCCGAAAACTTAATCGTCTCGATCGCTGCCAAGCTTTCTCCTACATGTGCCGCCAATCGCCCGTTCTGCTTTAATATCTGGTTTGATAGGGCGGCTTGCTTTCTGGCCAGCAACGCGATGGCATAGGCGAGCAGAGGGGCGCTGATCATAAGAACGACGAACAATGTTAGATCATGCACAGCGATCATGATCATCGAGAAGGCTATGACGCTGCAGTTTCTGGCGAGAGGGGTGAGCGATGAACGGAACGCGCCCTCCACAAGCGCCGCGTCGTAGGAGGTCAGAGAGACGAGCTCTCCCAATTGTCTGTCCTCGAAAAAGGCGATAGGTTGAAATATTATGGAACTGAATAGATGGCGGCGCAGCCGAGCGCCAACATGCTGCCCCACGGCGCTCCCAAACCAGACCCGCGCACCAGAACTTATCGCTAGGAGCAGTGCGCAACCCAGAAAAGCCGCGTAAAGCGCGTAGTCGTATTCCTGACGACCAGAGCTTACAAGCTCCTTTGCCGCTCTCGAAAAGAGGATCACGGACAGCGACGATACGGCCACTGACGCGATTAGGATAATAGTCTTGAAGAGCGGCAACGGAACGGCTCCGGCCTGTGCCAGAAATTGCATATCTGTCCGCAGCGATCGAGCTCGCGACAAAACACTCCACGCGATCATTGGGCCTTACCTCTTTGCTCCCGCCGGTCGAGCCAACACCGGATTGGGCATGTCTTCATGGCTGTGAACAGTCTAGGGCAAGCGGGCGACCCGCTGCCGCATTTTTACGACCCTTGCCTCCATTCTCATGCGCGGCCCAGCTGTCTGGATGCGCCGCACCCTGCGTCCACTCCCCACAAGCCATTGACGTACCGCGCAACTCAC contains:
- a CDS encoding peptidase → MVTRRSGWRRAAPFAALVGALLLGGCYEDGYAGYGVSGGLYGGGYDYGYAGIDAPFGYGYGYGGYPGYGWYGDYYYPGSGVWAFDRAGHRYRWSGVGPGRPGWGHAGAGWRGHDHDGAGRPGGWTGGRPGGWTGGGRPGGWNNGGHAGGWGGHDHAGGVGQPGVAGVPGGGGGRPGGAPQGHFGGAFGHFNRGGGGGRGGHR
- a CDS encoding ABC transporter ATP-binding protein encodes the protein MPLFKTIILIASVAVSSLSVILFSRAAKELVSSGRQEYDYALYAAFLGCALLLAISSGARVWFGSAVGQHVGARLRRHLFSSIIFQPIAFFEDRQLGELVSLTSYDAALVEGAFRSSLTPLARNCSVIAFSMIMIAVHDLTLFVVLMISAPLLAYAIALLARKQAALSNQILKQNGRLAAHVGESLAAIETIKFSDREAGCIRMISARIDSIHKEALVLSRKRAETLAFTALLCCLYILFLIKVGLYEISAGHLSRKDLSTIELYLLLIAATGATIGNLWNGVSDALSALRRISSFCPHIVDAEPARNGNTAIEEFRALSVQSLSYAYGNRTSALVLKQVSFEVIGCESLAIVGASGSGKSTIVRLLLGLDRVVSGCIRINGRDISDLEPSTLRSYFSVVPQNPYIFAGTIEENVLWGRPEASRSELLAAIRDAHILDFAEALPEGIRTHVGERGSRLSGGQRQRVALARAFLMASPILILDEGTSALDPVTQSAIREAVRTVSAQRSVIMITHDLEMARVADRILVLNKGEVERVGTHDQLLATSPTYRALFADASNRVDETDRIRDA